A region of the Deltaproteobacteria bacterium genome:
GTCCCCCTCCTCGTTTCTCGGGTACCGTTCGAAATCCTCCCCCGGCCCGAACTGGGTGGGGTTGACGAATATGGAAACGACCACGGCGTCGCAGCGGTCCCGCATCTTCCGAACGAGGCTCACGTGCGCCTCGTGAAGGTACCCCATGGTGGGGACGAAACCGATCCTTTTCCCCGCGGCTCGCAGGGTGTCTGCAGCGCGTTGCATCTCCTTCGCGTCCCGTATGATCTCCATCACTTCTCCGCGAGGTAGAATGTGTGCTCCCTGCCGGGGAAGTCCCCCCTGCGGACCTCATTGGCAAACTCCCGGACCGCGCCCTCGATGACGGGCACGAGATCGGCGTAGCGCTTTACGAATTTCGGCCTGAAATCCTGGAAGAGCCCGAGTATATCGTGCATCACGAGCACCTGTCCGTCGCAGCCGGCGCCCGCGCCGATACCGATCGTCGGTATGGAGAGATCGCCGGTGATCTCCTCTGCCAGCTCGGCCGGGATCCCTTCCAGGACGATGGAAAAGGCCCCCGCCTCCTCCACGGCCCTTGCATCATCCAGGAGCCTGAGCCTGGCCTCCTTCTCCCTGCCCTGAATCCGGTAACCGCCCATCCGGTGAACAGACTGGGGCGTCAGGCCGATGTGCCCCATGACGGGGACGTCGAAGGAGGTAAGCCGGCGTATTATCTCAAAAACGGAAACCCCGCCTTCCAGCTTGACCGCCTCCGCCCCCGCCTCCTTCACGAGACGGCAGGCATTTTCGACGGCACCCTCCGTGGATATCTGAAAGCTCATGAAGGGCATGTCCGATACCAGGAGCGTCCTCTCACTCCCCGCAGCCGCCGCGCGCGTGTGCCGGACCATATCATCCATCGTGACGGGAAGGGTCGTCTCATGCCCGTAGAGGACGGTGCCGAGGGAGTCTCCCACGAGGATTATGTCCACGATGGGATCGAATATCCGGGCGAAGGGGTAGTCGTAGGCGGTGATCATGACAATCCGCCGTCCCTCTGCCTTCATCTTCCTGATATCGATTACCGTTACTTTCTTCATCTGCCACCGTGACAACAAAAAAAAACCTTCCAGAAGGAAGGCTTTTATCGGAAAGAGACGCGATGTAACCCGCGCTCCGGATCTTTCCTCTATGTCTTCCTTCCGTCTCGGTCCAAACTATCTGGATCCAAGCGGTATGTAGTGTTGAACCCCCTTTTTGATACTCTTTATCTCTTTGATCAAATGCTCCAGGTCCCGCGGAGACTCCACGAAATCGATCTCCGACGTGTTTACCACCAGGAGCGGCGTGTCGACGTAATGGAAAAAGAATTCATTATAAGCTTCACTCAAAGTCCTCAAATAGTCAAGAGAAATGTTTCTCTCGTACTCCTGGTTCCGTTTCCTGATGCGCTGCATGAGGATCTCGGGTTTCGCCTGCAGGTAGATCACCAGGTCGGGCTTCGGGATGTTTCCCCCGAGAAGCCGGTAGAGGGCCTCGTAGAGCTGCAGCTCGTCGTCTTCCAGGTTGATGTAGGCGAAAATCTTGTCCTTCTGCAGGATATAGTCGCTCACCACAAACTGCTCGAAGAGGCTCCCCTGCATGAGCTCCCGCATCTGCCGGTACCGGGAGAGGAGAAAAAAAATCTGCGCCTGGAAGGCATATTTCTCCCTATCCTCGTAAAATCTTTCGAGAAACGGGTTCTTCTCGACCTCTTCGAGGATGAGTTTCCCCTTGAAAACGTCTGCCAGAAAGCGGGCGAGGGACGTTTTCCCCACCCCGATAGCCCCCTCGACGGCAATATAGCGGGGGTGCGTGGGAGATATGGTTTTCGCCTCGTGTCCTCTTTTCATGCGATGTAACTGAAGTCCGACATCGGGTGACGTGTGTTGATTGTAGAATCTATCCTTTTCCTTGTAAACAGAAAAATCAGCCCCGCCATGCCCGATTTCCGGCCCCCATCATCGATGGGGTAATTGGACCCCCCAATCGAGAGCGTTTCCCAACAGCGCGAACTACGCTATCAGGTTTGCCAGGGTAACGAAGTTTTCCACGGCGACCCGCTCAGGCCTGTCCCCGGGGGATATCCGGGCTTCCTCGAGGAGCCTTTCGACCCGATCCCTGCCCCTGACCCCGAGCGAGGCAAGATGCGGCCCAAGGGCATTGCGAATGACCTTCCTCCTCCCGGAGAAGGCCGCGTTCACCAGGCCGGAAAAAACCCGGAAATCGCGTATTTCCCACTCCCCGCCTGCTGAAAAGTCGATCTCCAGGAAGGATGAGTCGACCTCGGGGACGGGATAGAAGCAGTTCCGGGAAACGGAAAACAGGACCTTCACTCCCGCGACGGCCTGCAGGATGACCGACGACGAACCGTACTCCTTTCCCCCCGGAGAGCTTGCCAGCCGGCGGGCAACCTCCTTCTGGAGCATCACGTGGCACGACGACAGGTAGTCTCGCAGCTCCACGAAGCGAAACACCAGGGGCCCCGAGATGCTGTAGGGCAGGTTACCCACCACCTTTACCCCCCCGGAGGCTTCCCTGCGCCAGGAGGCGAAGACTTCCTCTTTCAGCTTCAGAAAATCGGCCACGATTACCTCGACCCCCGCCTCCCCTATCTCCCCCCTCAGGTACCCGGCAAGGGTCTGGTCTATTTCCACCGCCCTGATCGCCCTCGCCCTCCCCTCCAGAAGGAAGGTGAGCGCGCCGAGCCCCGGGCCCACCTCGACGATGAACTCACCGTCCGGCCGCACCTGCTCCACAATCTTCCTGGCAACATTCCCGTCTGCCAGAAAACTCTGGCCCCGCTCCTTGCGCGGCCTGAAGTTAAGGGATGCGAGAACTTTCGACGGATGCTCCACGTCAGTACCGTATGTTGGCATAGGCGTTCAGGGTAAGATCCGACACGATACCCCTCTCGAACATCCTGCCACCCAGGTAGGCGATCATCATCGCGTTGTCGGTGCAGTAGGTGACGGCGGGAACGTGCACCCTGACACCCTCCTGCCGTGCCCTCTCTGCGAGCTTTGCCCTGAGCCTCGAGTTGGCTGCGACCCCCCCCGTGATGGCGAGATCATCGATGCCATTCGATACCGCCGCGGCCAGCGATTTCTCCACCAGGACGTCGACGATCGCCTCCTGGAAGGAGGCGCATACGTGCCCCACATGGTCCCGCGCGAAGTCGTGCCCCACCCGCTTTACGTAGGTGACGACGGAAGTCTTCAGGCCGCTGAAGGAGAAGTCGAAGTTCTTCTCCTTGAGCATCGCCCGGGGGAAATCGACGAACCGCGGGTCGCCTTCCCCGGCGCGCCTGTCGATGGCCTCGCCGCCCGGGTATCCCAGGCCCAGAAACTTCGCCACCTTGTCGAACGCCTCTCCCGCTGCGTCGTCGCGGGTGTGCCCGAGGGTGACGATATCGACGACGTCGTTCACCCGGAAAAGGACGGTGTGGCCTCCCGAGACCACCAGGGCCACGAAGGGGAAGGGGACCTGCTCCTCAAGGAAGACGGAGAAGATATGGGCCTTTACGTGGTCGACGCCGACAAGGGGGGTGCCGGAGAAATAGGAGAGCGACTTGGCCATGCAGAGACCGACCAGAAGGGAGCCGATGAGCCCCGGCCCCGCGGTCACGGCGATCACGTCGATATCCTCGAGGGTGACCCCGGCCTTTTCCATGGCGAAGCGGTAGAGGGGGTTGATGGATTTCAGGTGCTCCCGGGAAGCTATCTCGGGGACGACGCCCCCGAAGACGGCGTGGAGGTCGACCTGGGAAAAAACGGTCGACGACAGGATCCGTCCGGAAGAGTCCACAACCGCCAGGGCGGTCTCGTCACATGAAGATTCGATTCCCAGGACACGCATGGTTTCCCGTTACAGGATGTTGGAGGCGAGCTCAGCGAGCTTGGAGCGCTCGCCCTTGACCAACATTATAGTACCCGCCAGGGGCTCGTCCTTGAATTTTTCGACAACGTGGGAGAGGCCGTTGCTCGCCGAATCGATGAAGGGGTTGTCTATCTGGTAGGGGTCTCCGGTGAGGACCACCTTGGTGTTTTCGCCGGCCCGCGTGAGGATGGTCTTGACTTCGTGGGGCGTCAGGTTCTGCGCCTCGTCGATGATGATGTACTGGTTGGGGATGGAGCGCCCCCTTATGTAGGTGAGGGGCTCGATCTCCAGGATCCCGAGATTGATCAGCTCCTGGTACCCCCGGATGCCCTGCCTCTTCCGGGGCCTGTCCATGCCGAAAAGGTACTCGATGTTGTCGAAAATGGGCTGCATCCAGGGCTTGAGCTTCTCCTCCACGTCGCCCGGGAGAAACCCGATGTCCCTGCCCAGGGGAAAGACGGGCCGTGAAACGAGGAGGCGGCTGTAAGCCCGTTCGTCGGAAACCGCCCTCAGCCCCGCGGCCAGGGCGATCAGCGTCTTCCCCGTCCCCGCTTTGCCCGGAAGGGTAACGAGCTTGATCGAGTCGTCCAGCAAGAGGGCCAGGGCGAAGTGCTGCTCCTTGTTGCGGGGCTTGATCCCCCAGACGCCCTCTTTGAGCGGGGGAACCAGCTTGACAACGCCCTCTTTCCTGTCGAATATGCCGAGGGCGGAAGCCCCCGTAGCCTGCTCCTTCAGCAGGACGCACTGGTTCGGGTAGAGCTCCAGGTCGGGAAAACTGAGGGATGAATTTCGGTAGAGGGCATCGATCTTATCCTTCGGAACAAAGACCTCGACGAAGCCATCGTAGAGCTCCTCGACGCTCCCTACCCGGTCACTCTCGAAGTCCTCCGCCTTTATGCCCAGGGCATCGGCTTTGATCCGCAGGTTCGTGTCCTTCGACACGAGGATCACGGGGACGCTTTTCTCCCTCTCGCGGACGCCGAGGGCAACGGCCAGGATCTCGTTGTCTTCCTTGCTCCCCCGCAGCTCCTTCGGGATCAGGCTCTCGCCTTCCCCGTCGAAAACCACCTTTATGGATCCCCCGTTGGACTCTATCCGGACTCCTTCTGCCAGGGACCCCGCGCTGCGGAAGGAGTCGATGATTCTCAGGGCGACCCGCGCATTCCTCCCCACCATGTTCAGGTCTTTTTTGAACTTGTCCAGCTCTTCTATGACGGTGATGGGAACAACCAGGGTATTTTCGTGGAACTTGAAAAGAGAATAGGGGTCGTGAAGCAGGACGTTGGTGTCGAGGACGAAGTTTTTGCCCATCACCCTCCCTTTTCGTCCAGCTCGTTCAGCTTGATCTTTGCCTTGCCCGCTGCATTTGAGGCGGGATACTTCGACAAAAGAAGGTTAAAGGCAGCCCGCGCGCTGATCGGATCGCGCATGTTGAAAAAACAGAGCCCCTGCTTGTAGAGCGAGTCCGGCGCTTTCGGAGAGTCGGGAAACCGGTCTATCACCTCCTGGAAGGTTATGGCAGCCGATTCGAAATCCTTCTCGGCATAAAACGTTTCCCCCCTCCAGTAGTAGACGTTCGGCATGAGCCGGTGATCCGGGTAGGAATTGGCAAACTCGTCGAGGGATCTCCTCGCCTCGCCGAACTTGTTCGCCTTGATGAGGCCCAGCCCGTAATCGTAGAGGTCTTCCGGGGTCTTCACGGCGCTTTTGCTCGGCACGGGAGCTTCCCGTTTCGGGATGTATACCTGCTCCACCGGCTCCTTTTCTTTTCGCGGGGGCGCCACCACCGCGGGCGGGGCGGTTTGCGGCGGGCGGCTCACGCCTCCCTGCGTCACGGCTTCCGGGCCTCTCGACGCCTCCAGCTTCCCTTCCAGCTCAAAAAGCCTTCTCTCGCTCTCCCGTAACTTCTCCTCCACCATGAGCTGGTCCTGCTTCATCTGGTACTTCGTCTCGTCGATGAAACCCTGGAACGTGCTTATCTCTCCCCGCAGCGATTCCATATCGGCCTTGATGCTCGCTATTTCCTTCCGGAGCTGCAGCTCCGCATCGCCCGACACCGCGGCGCCACCCTCGGTGCCCTTCTCCCCTTTCAGCTCAGACACATCCTTCTTCACCTCACGCACGTCGTCCTGGAGCTTGTAAATGAGGTCGGGGCTTATGTAGGAGGCACACCCCAACATGAAGGGGAATATAGTTATGGCAAGTAGGGATACCTTCCGTTTCGATACCATTACGCCTGCCCGGCTATTTCAGGATCACAAATTGAGCTCTCCTGTTCTGAGCCCAGCTTGCCTCGCTGTGTCCCGGATCAAGGGGCCTCTCCTCCCCGTAGCTTATCGTCTTTATGCGGCCGGCGTCGATGGCCAGGTTTACGAGGTAGTCCATCGCCGCCTGGGACCTCCGCTCACCGAGGGCGAAGTTGTACTCGTTGGTTCCCCTCTCGTCGCAGTGGCCCTCTATGAGGATCTTGACGTCGGGATTATCCGTCATGAAGGATCCGAGTTTTTCCAGGATCGGCCGAGCGTCTTCCCGTATGAAATACTTGTCAAAGTCGAATTGGATATTTTCAAAGGTAATCTCGGTCACTTCTTCCTCTTCAGCCTTTGCGACAACCGTTTCCTCCGTCACCTTTTCCGGAATTGAAACCACCTCTTCCCTGATCTCTGTCGGTTTTTCCGTTTCCTCAGCGGTTACCTCTTCACCCTCCCCTTTCACCGTGGCTTTCTTGCCGCACGACACGGTCAATGCAGCGATCAGCAAAAGTGAGAGCAACAATCCGAAAACCCTTACCCTGTCCCTCATAGATACTACCTCCCTGTTTTCTTTTGCCCTACCTCCTGGGAGACCATGATGGAGAACTCATATCTTCCATTCCCTTCAAAAGGAGCCGGTCACCAAAGCCGGTCACATTGATTATTCGCATCTCAGAATATCCGCTTTTCCGGTAAATGTAAACAATATATCTGCCGTCGGGGGAAAAGGAGGGATCCTCGCAGCTGCCGTCGGCGGAGACGACCTGCCGCAGGTCGGAACCATCGGGTTTTACCGCGTAAATGGAGAATTTTCCCTCGTTCATGGAGGCGAAGGCTATCCGGTCTCCGGCGGGGGACCAGGTCGGTGACGTGCTGTAATATCCCGCGAAGGACACCCTCCTTTCGGGGCCGCGGGGCAGCTCCTTCACGTAGATCTGGGGGTACCCCGTCCTGTCGGAAACGAAGGCGATCATGTCCTCGCCGGGCGAAACGGAGGGGGAAACATCGATGCTGTGGTTGGACACGACCCTGGTCAGCTCCTCCTCCTTAAGGAAAAACTTGAATATGTCGGCATTGCCCTTCACGCTGATAGAGAGGAAAAGGGAGGACCCGTCGGGAGAAAAGCTGCCGGGAGACTTGAACCCGCCGTAACGGAAAAGGAGCCTGTCCGAACCGGACAGAAAGTTCCTCAGGTAGACGTAGGGGTTTTTCTTCCTGTAGGACAGGTAGGCGAGCTTGTATCCATCGGGCGACCACCGGGGAAACATGTTGATGGAGCCATTCCCCGTGATCTGCCGCAGCTTTTTCCCGGAGAGGTCAACGATGAATATCTCCTTTCCGCCACCTTTCTTCGCCGCAAATGCCACCTCGGTGTCGAACACCCCGTAGACTCCCGTGTACTGGTAAAGGATCTCGTTGGCAAACTTGTGGGCTATCATGTCGTATCGGCGGGAAGGGCCCGAGTACCGCTTGCCGCTAAGCATCTTCCCCGTGGAGACATCGTAGAGGCGCAGCTCCGCCGAGAGCCTGTCATCATTGGCGCTTACCCTTCCCGCGACGAGGGAGTCGGCCCCGATCATCTTCCAGTCGGAGAAGGATATCCCCGCCGCCTCGAAACTTTGTTCGGTGATCCTTTCAAGGTACGCATCGGGATTGACCACGCTGAAGATATTGGAGATCTTGAGATCGGTGGCGATGACCTCAGCAATCTGGCGCTTGAGTTCCCGCCCCGCCTCGTTGTCCGCGTACAGTTCGGGGACGGCGATCGGGATCCGTATTCCCGAGGGGGAGTTTATGTCGATGTAGATGATCCCGCGGGATACGGCGGGAAAAAGAAGGGTGAAAAGCAAGACGAGGAAAACCGCCGGGATGGCCGGCAGTGCCCGGACGCGCCCCCTATCCTTCATTACGATTCTCCGGGAAGTAGTGGAACCTGAAACCGACGTCATAGTAATCCTTGCCCTCCCGCAGAGGCTCGGGTGGGACGGGAAGGGGGGCGGCCTTGTTGATTGCCCGGAGAACCGACTCGTCGAAAAGCCTCTTTCCCGACGGCCTTTCGACGATTATCGACGAGACGCCGCCATCCTCCTCGATGGTGATCCGGAGCTGGACCATGAGGTCCTCCCGGTTGTCCAGCAGTGCCCGCGGGATATTCCACGCGCTCCTCACCGTCTCGTCCAGCGCATTGAGGTAGGCTTTCACCGCGGGGGACATGAGGAGCGCCTCTCTCCCCGACACCCCCCTCCGGTAGGCTTTTTTCTCCCTCTCTCCCCCCGGCGCCTCTTTTCCGCCGCTGTCTCTTGACACCTTGAGAGCGGCTATCTTTTTCTGGATATCCTCTATCAGCTTCTCCGTCTTCTCCCGCTCCTTCAGGTTCTCCTCTATCTTCCTGACCCGCTCGTCGAGGATCTCCTTGCTCTTCTTCGCCTTCAATGCCGCCACCCTGGCCTGCAGCTCAGCCATGGCCCGCTGCTCGTCCATCACCTTTCTCTTCTGGAGCGTTGCCAGTTTCTTCTGCAGGGCCTCCATCTCCTTTTTCCTCTGCTGCGCCTTTGCCTTTTTTTGTGCCGCCCCGGACCTTTTTGCAGCCGTTGCCCCGGCGGCTGACCTCTTTTTCTTCGACGGCGCCTCGACGAGGTCCACCGTGTATACGGGAGAGTAGATGATTATCGTGCTCCGCTTCATGGACACGACAAAGAGGGGAAGGAATACGAGCAGGTGGAACACGAGGGAAACGGTGAGCATTTTTCTGAAGTCTTTCTGCAAAACCTCTCCGGCAAAAACACTCACATTTATCACCTCTCGAGAGGCTCGGTCACCATCCCGAGTTTCTCGATGCCGGCGTTTTTTATTTCGGCGATCACTTTCACCACGAGGCCGTACGACACTCCCCTGTCCGCCCGGAAGTAAACCTCCCTGTCGCTTTTATTCTCGAAGATGGCCGCCAGCTTCTTCCTGATCTCGTTGAGTTTCACCGGCTGTTTCCCCACGAAAATCCTTCCCGTGGTATCGATGGTGACGACGACCCTTTCCGACTCCACCTTTATGGCCTTCGCCGCGGCCTGGGGAAGGTTGACATCCACCCCCTGCTGGAGCATGGGAGCGGTGACCATGAATATGATCAGAAGTACCAGCATGATGTCGACCAGGGGGATCACGTTGATCTCGGACATCTCCCGTCTTCCGTTTCCTCCCATATTCATAGCCATCAGGAGATCCTCTCTATGTTTCTCTCGATAAAGTTGAGAAAATCGCTGGTAAAGGACTCGAGGCCGGTCACGATCTTCCTGACCCGGTTGAGGAAGAAGTTGTAGAAGATAACGGCCGGTATCGCCGCGGCGAGACCGGCGGCGGTGGCCACCAGGGCCTCGGCTATGCCGGGGGCAACCGTTGCCAGGCTCGCAGAGCCGGTAACCCCGATGCCCACGAAGGCATTCATGATTCCCCAGACCGTTCCGAAGAGGCCGATGAAGGGCGTGGTGGAGCCGCAGGTGGCAAGGAAGGGGAGGTAGGATTCGAGCTCAGACTGCTGCTCGTTGATGGTTTTTCCCATCGCACGCTCTATCCCCTCGATCGGGTCCACCGAGGACATGACACTGAGGCCGCCCACGGTATCACTGACGCCGACCGCCCCGGCATCGTGCTTGGATGCCCTCTTGAACCGGACGATCTCCGTATACCCCGCTTTGAACACGGTGATGATGGGGATCCTCCTGTCAGCCTTTTCGGCGTAGTCAAGGAGCTGGCTCAGCGTCCTCCCCTCGTAAAAGAGCTCCATGAACCTTTCGTGCTCCTTCTCGATCCCCTTGAAACCTCTGTATTTGAGAAAGATGATCGCCCAAGATATGACGGAAAAGGCGATGAGCATAAGAAGCACCATTTTGACAACGGGGCCGGAACCCGCGATGTGCTTGAAAAGCCTGTTGTTAACAAGCCCTGCAAACAGGGGCAGGGCAGGAAAGAAGGAAAAAAATAGAGTCATATCTTTTCGGTCCTCCAAAACGGGGCTATTCCCCGTTATTATTAATCATATACTTATAGACCATTATCTTCATATTAGCAAGAAATTGAGGAGGACACATCAAAACATCAAAGGGTAGGATTATTGCCCGCCCGGGCGGCTTGCCAGGGAAAATAAAGGGTATATACTAATGCCTGTGATGACGGAAAAAGACATAGAATCCCTGATGCAAGAGGCCCTTAGGGAAGCGGAAAAATCCCTGGAAAAGGGCGAGGTCCCCGTGGGGTGCGTCATAACGAAAGAGGACGGAACCATCGTGGGGCGGGGCCACAACACCCCCATCTCATCCCTGGACCCCACGGCGCACGGGGAGATAAACGCCCTCCGTGACGCGGCGCGCAACCGGGGAAACTACCGGCTCCCTGACTGCCTCGCCTTCGTGACGCTGGAGCCCTGCCCCATGTGCTCCGGCGCACTCGTCAACAGCAGGATCAAGAGGGTCTACTTCGGTGCGGGCGACCCCGGCGGAGGCGGGCTCGTGAGCCTCTACGGCATCGGTACCGATGACCGTCTCAACCACCGGATAGAGGTGGTAGGGGGCGTCCTCGAAGAAAGATGCCAGCGCCTGATACGCGACTTTTTCTCGTCCAGGCGGTAACCCGCTCTGCCGGATATGATCCGGTTTCGCGTTTACCGGTATCCGTCCCGGCTTTTTCAGCGCCATCGAGATATCGGAAAAAATGCCCTCTCCCCCTTTCGGGTTAGACCGCGGTGATAGATACAGAAAAAATCGGGTGCGTTTTGCCTTTTATCACCGGTTAAGGAGGTGATAAGATGGATAATTACCAGATGATGATCGTGCGCCCTTAGCTCAGCCGGACAGAGCGTCGGACTACGAATCCGCAGGTCGGAGGTTCGAATCCTCCAGGGCGCGCCAATGAATTCAAGGGGTTAGGCGATTCGCCTGCCCCTTTTTTTGTGGCAGGGTGCGTATAGGGTGCGGATTTTCCCAGATTATCGAGCTTATTCACGGCTGCACGGTTGGAACCGGGGATGAGATAACCGCAGGTATCAACGGTGAAAGGTTTAAGTTATTCCGGTATTCGCCGAAAAAAGAAAGAGCGATCATCTTTGTACTATCTTCCTTCATCATTGAACACCGGGTAAGGAGAAAAAAATGATGAGGCGTTTCAGATTCGCCGGGATACTGTTACCGCACCTTCCGGAACAGCCCCGGTTGTAAGAAAGAAAAAGGAGGACACAATGAGCAAGAAGACAAGAAAAATTGTTTTGCTGATGGTTCTTTCCATGTTCCTCTCGCTGTTTGCGTTCAGCAGTGACGTCGCAGCCGGGAGCAACTCGGGTCCGTGGACCTTCAGGGGAAGTTTCGTGTACATTTCTCCTGACAGTGACTGGGATCCCATTGACGAACTCTATGGATTTTCTGCCGAAGTGCTCTACGACGTTGGTCCCAGCTTCCGAATTGGACCAGAAATTAACTATGCAACTGGAGATGAGGATTTGTTCGGCATAAACTTCGAAGCCGATTGGCTCCAGGTATTAGCTCGAGCAGAGTATTTTATCGGTTGGGGAGAGGGCGGCAATAACTCCTTCTTTCTTGGGTTGGGGGCCGGCATGGTAAACGTCGATGGTACGGTAAGTATTATGGGTCTCAGCGCAAGCGAGGATGATACGTCCTTTGCGTTCAAACCCTTTGCCGGTTGCGATATTTTCTTTTCAGACAGCGTCGGGATCAGTATTCAGGCAGGATACCTGTGGGCGGAAAATACAATAGCGGGCATTGATGTGGATTCGACGGGTTTTGAGGGAAAAATTGGGATAGTGTTTGCATTCTGATAGCGTGAAAACACCGTAACCATGCGGCAACGGCATTTTCTTTCTCAGTTAAAAATTAGGTAGAGCCACCCCTTACCGGGTGGCTCTCTCTTTCCCCACATTTCCCTAAGAGGTGGCACAACTATCTGGGGCGGGTCATTATGATTGAAAGAGAGGAATACGTAACACAATGATTCCAAAGAGATCTGAATTGGACATGTCTTTGATGATCAGAAGAATTCTTTGTATCTCGATAGCTCTGGTGTTGTTGGGATGCTCCACCGTACCATTGAAAAAAGATCCAAAATGGATTGGGTACACGCAATCTGGGAAAGCCTCGTATTATGCATCGAAGTTTCACAATAGAAAAACGGCGAGTGGTGAACGCTATAATCAATTTTCCAACACGGCAGCGCACAAAAAACTGCCCTTTGGGACAAAGGTCAAAGTAACAAACGTAAAGAATGGAAAAAGTGTCACAGTAAAAATTAATGACAGGGGGCCTTTCGTTAAAGGAAGAATCATCGATCTATCCCGTTCGGCTTTCAAAAGTATCGCTCACCTTGATTCTGGTGTTATCAATGTGATGATCAAGGTGGTCCGATAACAACTTCTGAGTCCTGAGCCGGATCACAGGGGATTGGGGTCAGTTCCCATATCCTCATGTAGGGGATTGGGGTCAGTTCCCATATCCTCAGAATATGAGAAAATGGGAACTGACCCCGGGTTTTCCCCGGGGTTTCCGCGAGCCGGTTCCTGCAATCGTCGGGGGAGGATTCA
Encoded here:
- the tolB gene encoding Tol-Pal system beta propeller repeat protein TolB; this encodes MKDRGRVRALPAIPAVFLVLLFTLLFPAVSRGIIYIDINSPSGIRIPIAVPELYADNEAGRELKRQIAEVIATDLKISNIFSVVNPDAYLERITEQSFEAAGISFSDWKMIGADSLVAGRVSANDDRLSAELRLYDVSTGKMLSGKRYSGPSRRYDMIAHKFANEILYQYTGVYGVFDTEVAFAAKKGGGKEIFIVDLSGKKLRQITGNGSINMFPRWSPDGYKLAYLSYRKKNPYVYLRNFLSGSDRLLFRYGGFKSPGSFSPDGSSLFLSISVKGNADIFKFFLKEEELTRVVSNHSIDVSPSVSPGEDMIAFVSDRTGYPQIYVKELPRGPERRVSFAGYYSTSPTWSPAGDRIAFASMNEGKFSIYAVKPDGSDLRQVVSADGSCEDPSFSPDGRYIVYIYRKSGYSEMRIINVTGFGDRLLLKGMEDMSSPSWSPRR
- a CDS encoding AAA family ATPase, whose protein sequence is MGKNFVLDTNVLLHDPYSLFKFHENTLVVPITVIEELDKFKKDLNMVGRNARVALRIIDSFRSAGSLAEGVRIESNGGSIKVVFDGEGESLIPKELRGSKEDNEILAVALGVREREKSVPVILVSKDTNLRIKADALGIKAEDFESDRVGSVEELYDGFVEVFVPKDKIDALYRNSSLSFPDLELYPNQCVLLKEQATGASALGIFDRKEGVVKLVPPLKEGVWGIKPRNKEQHFALALLLDDSIKLVTLPGKAGTGKTLIALAAGLRAVSDERAYSRLLVSRPVFPLGRDIGFLPGDVEEKLKPWMQPIFDNIEYLFGMDRPRKRQGIRGYQELINLGILEIEPLTYIRGRSIPNQYIIIDEAQNLTPHEVKTILTRAGENTKVVLTGDPYQIDNPFIDSASNGLSHVVEKFKDEPLAGTIMLVKGERSKLAELASNIL
- the panB gene encoding 3-methyl-2-oxobutanoate hydroxymethyltransferase, with amino-acid sequence MKKVTVIDIRKMKAEGRRIVMITAYDYPFARIFDPIVDIILVGDSLGTVLYGHETTLPVTMDDMVRHTRAAAAGSERTLLVSDMPFMSFQISTEGAVENACRLVKEAGAEAVKLEGGVSVFEIIRRLTSFDVPVMGHIGLTPQSVHRMGGYRIQGREKEARLRLLDDARAVEEAGAFSIVLEGIPAELAEEITGDLSIPTIGIGAGAGCDGQVLVMHDILGLFQDFRPKFVKRYADLVPVIEGAVREFANEVRRGDFPGREHTFYLAEK
- a CDS encoding deoxynucleoside kinase, producing the protein MKRGHEAKTISPTHPRYIAVEGAIGVGKTSLARFLADVFKGKLILEEVEKNPFLERFYEDREKYAFQAQIFFLLSRYRQMRELMQGSLFEQFVVSDYILQKDKIFAYINLEDDELQLYEALYRLLGGNIPKPDLVIYLQAKPEILMQRIRKRNQEYERNISLDYLRTLSEAYNEFFFHYVDTPLLVVNTSEIDFVESPRDLEHLIKEIKSIKKGVQHYIPLGSR
- the tsaD gene encoding tRNA (adenosine(37)-N6)-threonylcarbamoyltransferase complex transferase subunit TsaD, giving the protein MRVLGIESSCDETALAVVDSSGRILSSTVFSQVDLHAVFGGVVPEIASREHLKSINPLYRFAMEKAGVTLEDIDVIAVTAGPGLIGSLLVGLCMAKSLSYFSGTPLVGVDHVKAHIFSVFLEEQVPFPFVALVVSGGHTVLFRVNDVVDIVTLGHTRDDAAGEAFDKVAKFLGLGYPGGEAIDRRAGEGDPRFVDFPRAMLKEKNFDFSFSGLKTSVVTYVKRVGHDFARDHVGHVCASFQEAIVDVLVEKSLAAAVSNGIDDLAITGGVAANSRLRAKLAERARQEGVRVHVPAVTYCTDNAMMIAYLGGRMFERGIVSDLTLNAYANIRY
- the ybgF gene encoding tol-pal system protein YbgF produces the protein MVSKRKVSLLAITIFPFMLGCASYISPDLIYKLQDDVREVKKDVSELKGEKGTEGGAAVSGDAELQLRKEIASIKADMESLRGEISTFQGFIDETKYQMKQDQLMVEEKLRESERRLFELEGKLEASRGPEAVTQGGVSRPPQTAPPAVVAPPRKEKEPVEQVYIPKREAPVPSKSAVKTPEDLYDYGLGLIKANKFGEARRSLDEFANSYPDHRLMPNVYYWRGETFYAEKDFESAAITFQEVIDRFPDSPKAPDSLYKQGLCFFNMRDPISARAAFNLLLSKYPASNAAGKAKIKLNELDEKGG
- the rsmA gene encoding ribosomal RNA small subunit methyltransferase A, producing MPTYGTDVEHPSKVLASLNFRPRKERGQSFLADGNVARKIVEQVRPDGEFIVEVGPGLGALTFLLEGRARAIRAVEIDQTLAGYLRGEIGEAGVEVIVADFLKLKEEVFASWRREASGGVKVVGNLPYSISGPLVFRFVELRDYLSSCHVMLQKEVARRLASSPGGKEYGSSSVILQAVAGVKVLFSVSRNCFYPVPEVDSSFLEIDFSAGGEWEIRDFRVFSGLVNAAFSGRRKVIRNALGPHLASLGVRGRDRVERLLEEARISPGDRPERVAVENFVTLANLIA
- the pal gene encoding peptidoglycan-associated lipoprotein Pal gives rise to the protein MRDRVRVFGLLLSLLLIAALTVSCGKKATVKGEGEEVTAEETEKPTEIREEVVSIPEKVTEETVVAKAEEEEVTEITFENIQFDFDKYFIREDARPILEKLGSFMTDNPDVKILIEGHCDERGTNEYNFALGERRSQAAMDYLVNLAIDAGRIKTISYGEERPLDPGHSEASWAQNRRAQFVILK